The proteins below are encoded in one region of Terriglobales bacterium:
- a CDS encoding 2-hydroxyacyl-CoA dehydratase family protein: MTQPKSTEYRGQIHQRQKELMLKWYQRLDSSAHTGLPPSVSLMISGNCVELLEAFDAVPLYPEINALQLAIRHQSLEPILAAEELGYAADNCAYVKADIGSYLKGITPTGGKLPRPSLVLCNFVGCNTYVKWFEHVAALTGSRLYVLDVPFCREAEPSPADIAYVVKQLQELVSVLENITGKKFDYDRFREAVRCAAEVEELWSRIKHLARRSPSPFDAYFDAITLMGPLYVYRGSPEGVAFFRAALNELEEKVANGEGVYEQEKFRLVMEGPPPYPYFRTFRDMFAKWKATAVASTYSTVGGLWEFGDRHDPDHPFESVALHMLSQNVTNRNFLQRYDQIQRYVEEWQADGVIIHFVKSCRLFSAGQGDMRDYFTKSLHLPTLYIESDLEDPRYFSEAQIRNRIDAFFEALEHSKLTGAAHPAASA, translated from the coding sequence CCGGCCTGCCCCCCAGCGTCTCCCTCATGATCTCCGGCAACTGCGTGGAATTGCTCGAGGCCTTCGACGCTGTCCCCCTCTACCCCGAGATCAACGCGCTGCAACTGGCCATCCGCCACCAGTCGCTCGAGCCCATCCTGGCCGCCGAGGAACTGGGCTACGCCGCCGACAACTGCGCCTACGTCAAGGCCGACATCGGCTCCTACCTGAAGGGCATCACTCCCACCGGCGGCAAGCTGCCCCGGCCCTCCCTGGTGCTCTGCAACTTCGTCGGCTGCAACACCTACGTCAAGTGGTTCGAGCACGTGGCCGCGCTCACCGGCAGCCGCCTCTACGTGCTCGACGTCCCCTTCTGCCGCGAGGCCGAGCCCAGCCCGGCCGACATCGCCTACGTGGTGAAGCAGCTCCAGGAACTGGTGAGCGTGCTGGAGAACATCACCGGCAAGAAGTTCGACTACGACCGCTTCCGGGAAGCCGTGCGCTGCGCCGCCGAGGTGGAGGAGCTGTGGTCGCGCATCAAGCACCTGGCCCGCCGCTCCCCCTCCCCCTTCGACGCCTACTTCGACGCCATCACCCTCATGGGACCGCTCTACGTCTATCGCGGCAGCCCCGAGGGCGTGGCCTTCTTCCGCGCCGCCCTGAACGAGCTGGAAGAGAAGGTGGCCAACGGCGAGGGCGTCTACGAGCAGGAGAAGTTCCGCCTGGTGATGGAAGGCCCGCCCCCTTATCCCTACTTCCGCACCTTCCGCGACATGTTCGCCAAGTGGAAGGCCACCGCCGTGGCTTCCACCTACTCCACCGTGGGCGGGCTGTGGGAGTTCGGCGACCGCCACGATCCCGACCACCCCTTCGAGTCCGTCGCCCTGCACATGCTTTCCCAGAACGTCACCAACCGCAACTTCCTGCAGCGCTATGACCAGATCCAGCGCTACGTGGAGGAGTGGCAGGCCGACGGCGTCATCATCCACTTCGTCAAGAGCTGCCGGCTGTTTTCCGCCGGCCAGGGCGACATGCGCGACTACTTCACCAAGTCGCTGCATCTGCCCACCCTCTACATCGAGAGCGACCTCGAAGACCCGCGCTACTTCTCCGAGGCCCAGATCCGCAACCGCATCGACGCCTTTTTCGAGGCGCTCGAGCACAGCAAGCTGACGGGCGCGGCCCATCCCGCCGCTTCCGCCTGA